One genomic region from Stutzerimonas decontaminans encodes:
- the flgL gene encoding flagellar hook-associated protein FlgL, with translation MRISTVQAFNNGVAGLQRNYANATRTQEQISTGNRILTPADDPVASVRLLQLEQQQNVLSQYNSNLTAAKNSLTQEEVTLNSVNTVLQRVRELAVQAGNGGLSAEDRKSIAAELTEREDELLSLMNTRNARGEYLFSGFQGKTQPFVRDGAGSYSYQGDEGQRKLQIASSLNIAISDNGKNVFENVVNAGRLSVDGAQALGFPVSAPLVSDEVAFAKYSGIRVAFDPVVEGRYEVFGVPKDGGAEISLGVSNLDSNAETDDKLVFGGVTLFVGGQPPLGSEIVVQAKTPVAEKQGILDTIANLRVALENPASSNATIRDGVAVALTNLDHGMISVDAARGNIGARLNVIETTQTDNEDVALVNKSVQAELRELDYAEALSRLSFQTIILEAAQQSYVKISGLNLFNAMR, from the coding sequence ATGCGCATTTCTACCGTGCAAGCGTTCAATAACGGCGTGGCTGGGTTGCAGCGCAATTACGCCAACGCGACCCGTACGCAAGAACAGATCAGCACTGGCAACCGCATTCTCACGCCGGCAGACGATCCGGTCGCTTCGGTGCGCCTGCTGCAGCTAGAGCAGCAACAGAACGTGTTGAGCCAGTACAACTCCAACCTGACTGCCGCGAAGAACAGCCTCACGCAGGAGGAGGTCACGCTCAATTCGGTAAATACGGTTTTACAGCGAGTGCGAGAGCTGGCGGTGCAGGCGGGTAATGGAGGCTTGAGCGCTGAGGACCGCAAGTCGATTGCTGCCGAGCTTACCGAGCGTGAGGACGAGCTGCTGTCGCTGATGAACACCCGTAACGCCCGTGGCGAGTACCTGTTTTCGGGTTTTCAGGGAAAGACCCAGCCGTTTGTGCGCGATGGCGCTGGCAGCTATAGCTACCAAGGTGATGAGGGTCAGCGGAAGCTGCAGATCGCTAGCTCGCTGAACATTGCGATTAGCGACAACGGAAAAAATGTCTTCGAAAACGTAGTCAATGCCGGGCGTCTCTCCGTGGATGGCGCCCAGGCTCTTGGTTTTCCAGTTTCTGCGCCATTGGTGAGTGACGAAGTCGCTTTCGCCAAATACAGCGGCATTCGAGTAGCGTTCGATCCGGTGGTGGAGGGCAGGTACGAGGTTTTCGGTGTTCCTAAGGATGGAGGTGCCGAAATCTCGCTCGGCGTAAGCAATCTGGACAGCAATGCTGAAACGGATGACAAGCTGGTCTTCGGGGGCGTGACGCTTTTCGTCGGTGGACAGCCGCCGCTGGGCTCGGAGATTGTGGTGCAGGCAAAGACGCCGGTAGCGGAGAAGCAGGGCATCCTCGACACCATTGCCAACCTGCGCGTTGCGCTGGAAAACCCCGCTTCATCCAATGCAACCATCCGGGATGGGGTGGCAGTAGCGCTTACCAATCTGGATCACGGCATGATCAGCGTAGACGCTGCTCGCGGTAACATCGGTGCGCGTCTGAACGTAATCGAGACGACGCAGACCGATAACGAGGACGTGGCGTTGGTGAACAAGTCTGTCCAGGCCGAGCTGCGCGAACTTGATTACGCCGAAGCCCTTTCCAGATTGTCGTTCCAGACCATCATTCTTGAAGCGGCGCAGCAGAGCTACGTCAAAATCAGTGGCCTGAACCTGTTCAACGCCATGCGCTGA